TCTGGGCTCACATCTGCTCTGAGATCTGTGAGATCCATCCTGAGCTCTGGCTGGTGATCGAGCCAGTCCAGCCACGTGTACAGCCTCGCATCGTATCCCAGGCTCATGAGCGCAAACCAGATGAGAGATGCCTGTCCTCCGTTCAGGCTGTAAACGACCACTGGTTTTTCCCGATCAAGGTTGAAAAGAGGGCCGAGCTCGCTCGCGTTCTTCAACCTGCCATTGCTCAGGACAGATGACGATTCTATGTTCACCGCTCCGGGGATATGCGCAGCCTGGAACTCATCTGCGCTTCTCGCGTCCACGAGCTGGGCGACGCCGCTCATCACGTAACCGTATGTGGCGAGAAGCTCCGGCCTCAGAGCAGGGGTGTAGTTTGCAGGGGGTCTGATCGCTGGGCGATCGCTCATGTTGCCTCCAATGGTCTCCACCTCCAGCACCCTCACATCCTCCTGCCCAAGATAGCTCAGAAGCCAGCAGATGTATGTCGGGTCGCCGCACTCCATGCAGCTACCGTAGACGACAACCGTATCGTTTCTCCTCACGCCATGTGACCCGAGTATCTCGCAGATCTCCCGCACAGATCGCAGCCTGCCGTCAGCGACGAACTCAGCTCGCGGAACGTGTATCGCACCCTGAACGTAGTAACGCGGGTTGTCGTTGCTCACGTACATTATCACATCCGACTGTGAGATGTTGCCGATATCAACCACACCCATCGAGGATGCCTCTGCAATGAGAAGCAGTATCAGCGCAGATGCTGTTCCAACCAGGGCGGGAAGACTGTGTGACTTGTATGTGTGATGCATAACCTTCATGCTTGATACCAGCCCCGAAGGCACATGAGATCCATCTAAATGGTCTTAGTAGAG
This Methanothrix sp. DNA region includes the following protein-coding sequences:
- a CDS encoding rhodanese-like domain-containing protein, with the protein product MKVMHHTYKSHSLPALVGTASALILLLIAEASSMGVVDIGNISQSDVIMYVSNDNPRYYVQGAIHVPRAEFVADGRLRSVREICEILGSHGVRRNDTVVVYGSCMECGDPTYICWLLSYLGQEDVRVLEVETIGGNMSDRPAIRPPANYTPALRPELLATYGYVMSGVAQLVDARSADEFQAAHIPGAVNIESSSVLSNGRLKNASELGPLFNLDREKPVVVYSLNGGQASLIWFALMSLGYDARLYTWLDWLDHQPELRMDLTDLRADVSPERTVEITATFSDSRKNDIMNVMGCVTCEPITIYTGGLSRDKSTGVRLGNYTSPGRKVVNVIGAAETGAAGQKNTETAANMVAVVTDRSDKEIDRVMLHPASAYVYTGTWDASGVPAGIYNLSVELSAWGITKRFEKRIAVEIHAERYRKLGRF